In the Acidovorax sp. A79 genome, one interval contains:
- a CDS encoding aspartate carbamoyltransferase catalytic subunit: MLKKRNPQLNGNGELIHLLSIEGLPRDIVTHILDTAANFVSVNDREVKKVPLLRGKSVFNLFFENSTRTRTTFEIAAKRLSADVINLDIARSSASKGESLLDTIANLSAMAADIFVVRHSESGAPYLIAQHVAPHVHVINAGDGRHAHPTQGLLDMYTIRHYKKDFSNLTVAIVGDVLHSRVARSDIHGLTTLGCAEVRVVGPRTLVPSDMAQMGVRVCHTLEEGIKDADVIITLRLQNERMSGALLPSSQEYFKSFGLTQDKLQLAKSDAIVMHPGPINRGVEIDSAVVDGKQSVILPQVTFGIAVRMAVMSIVAGNEA, encoded by the coding sequence GTGCTGAAGAAGCGCAACCCCCAACTCAACGGCAACGGCGAACTCATCCACCTGCTGTCCATCGAGGGCCTGCCGCGCGACATCGTCACGCACATCCTCGACACGGCCGCCAACTTCGTCTCCGTCAACGACCGCGAGGTCAAGAAGGTGCCGCTCTTGCGCGGCAAGAGCGTGTTCAACCTGTTCTTCGAGAACAGCACGCGCACGCGCACTACGTTCGAGATCGCGGCCAAGCGCCTGTCGGCCGACGTGATCAACCTCGACATCGCGCGCAGCTCGGCCAGCAAAGGCGAATCCCTGCTCGACACCATCGCCAACCTCAGCGCGATGGCGGCTGACATCTTCGTGGTGCGGCACAGCGAATCGGGCGCGCCCTACCTCATTGCCCAGCACGTGGCACCGCATGTGCACGTGATCAACGCGGGCGACGGCCGGCATGCCCATCCCACGCAGGGGCTGCTGGACATGTACACCATCCGCCACTACAAGAAGGATTTTTCCAACCTCACCGTGGCCATCGTGGGCGACGTGCTGCACTCGCGCGTGGCGCGCTCGGACATCCACGGCCTGACCACGCTGGGCTGCGCCGAAGTGCGCGTGGTGGGGCCGCGCACCCTGGTGCCGTCCGACATGGCGCAGATGGGCGTGCGTGTGTGCCACACGCTCGAAGAAGGCATCAAGGACGCGGACGTGATCATCACGCTGCGCCTGCAGAACGAGCGCATGAGCGGCGCGCTGCTGCCGTCGAGCCAGGAGTATTTCAAGAGCTTCGGCCTCACGCAGGACAAGCTGCAGCTGGCCAAGTCCGACGCCATCGTCATGCACCCCGGCCCCATCAACCGGGGGGTCGAGATCGACTCCGCCGTGGTGGATGGCAAGCAGAGCGTGATCCTGCCGCAGGTGACTTTCGGCATCGCTGTGCGCATGGCCGTCATGTCCATAGTGGCGGGGAACGAGGCGTGA
- the pyrR gene encoding bifunctional pyr operon transcriptional regulator/uracil phosphoribosyltransferase PyrR, with amino-acid sequence MSSNPSPGASGSLVLDAEALYRELLRGVRSLWTPTTRLAGIASGGAWLAERLQKDLGLEGAPGVLSSVMHRDDFAQRGLSASAQTSLPFDVNGADVLVLDDVLYTGRTIRAVVNELFDYGRPASVRLAVLVDRGGRELPVQADFAAARVALPAAQSLALARGDSGTFHFQVKEA; translated from the coding sequence ATGAGCAGCAACCCATCCCCCGGCGCGTCCGGCAGTCTCGTGCTGGATGCCGAGGCCCTGTACCGCGAGCTTTTGCGCGGCGTGCGCAGCCTGTGGACCCCCACGACGCGCCTGGCGGGCATCGCCTCGGGCGGTGCCTGGCTGGCCGAGCGGCTGCAGAAGGACCTGGGCCTGGAGGGCGCGCCCGGCGTGCTGTCTTCCGTGATGCACCGCGACGATTTCGCCCAGCGCGGCCTCTCGGCCAGCGCGCAGACCTCGCTGCCGTTCGACGTGAACGGCGCCGACGTGCTGGTGCTCGACGACGTGCTCTACACGGGCCGCACCATCCGCGCGGTGGTCAATGAGCTGTTCGACTACGGCCGCCCCGCCAGCGTGCGCCTGGCCGTGCTGGTGGACCGGGGCGGGCGCGAGCTGCCCGTGCAGGCCGACTTCGCCGCGGCCCGCGTGGCCCTGCCCGCCGCCCAGTCGCTGGCCCTGGCGCGTGGCGACAGCGGTACCTTCCACTTCCAAGTCAAAGAGGCCTGA
- the ruvX gene encoding Holliday junction resolvase RuvX — MTGLPAQPAVPAHFQTFLAFDFGLKRTGVATGNRMLRSATPQATIKAEGDARFVQVAQRIKEWQPDALVIGVPYHPDGASHENTERALKFGRQLRGRFGLPVFEVDERYSTTEAIAGGAKDADAASACIILEQFLRNLP; from the coding sequence ATGACCGGCTTGCCCGCTCAGCCCGCCGTTCCCGCGCACTTCCAGACCTTTCTTGCTTTCGACTTTGGCCTCAAGCGCACGGGCGTGGCCACGGGCAACCGCATGCTGCGCAGCGCCACGCCGCAAGCCACGATCAAGGCCGAAGGCGACGCGCGTTTTGTTCAGGTCGCGCAGCGCATCAAGGAATGGCAGCCCGACGCGCTGGTGATCGGCGTGCCCTACCACCCCGATGGCGCGAGCCACGAGAACACCGAACGTGCGCTCAAGTTCGGGCGCCAGCTGCGCGGCCGCTTCGGCCTGCCGGTGTTCGAAGTGGACGAGCGCTACAGCACCACCGAGGCCATCGCCGGCGGTGCCAAGGATGCGGACGCCGCTTCGGCCTGCATCATCCTGGAACAGTTTTTGAGGAACCTCCCATGA
- a CDS encoding YqgE/AlgH family protein, which yields MSSDSAPINLTHHFLIAMPGLEDESFARSVVYLCEHSERGALGLIINKPTDITLKGLFDKVDLSLRREDLSREPVFQGGPVQTERGFVLHEPMLMDTAETDESAYASTMTIPGGLEMTTSKDVLEALSTGAGPRRVLITLGYSSWGEGQLESELAENAWLTVAADLSVIFDTPVPERYDRALSLLGLKAWMLSPEAGHA from the coding sequence ATGTCTTCCGATTCTGCGCCCATCAACCTGACGCATCACTTCCTGATCGCGATGCCCGGTCTGGAGGATGAGTCTTTTGCGCGCAGCGTCGTCTACCTGTGCGAACACAGCGAGCGCGGCGCGCTCGGGCTCATCATCAACAAGCCGACCGACATCACGCTCAAGGGACTTTTCGACAAGGTCGACCTGTCCCTGCGGCGCGAGGACCTGAGCCGGGAACCCGTGTTCCAGGGCGGCCCCGTGCAGACCGAGCGCGGCTTCGTGCTACACGAGCCCATGCTCATGGACACGGCCGAAACGGACGAATCCGCCTACGCTTCCACCATGACCATTCCGGGCGGGCTGGAGATGACGACCTCCAAGGACGTGCTCGAGGCCCTGTCCACGGGCGCGGGGCCCCGCAGGGTGCTCATCACGCTGGGCTACTCGTCGTGGGGCGAGGGCCAGCTCGAGTCCGAGCTGGCCGAAAACGCCTGGCTCACCGTGGCGGCCGACCTGTCGGTGATCTTCGACACCCCGGTGCCCGAGCGCTACGACCGCGCCTTGTCGCTGCTGGGCCTCAAGGCCTGGATGCTGTCGCCCGAGGCGGGGCACGCATGA
- a CDS encoding deoxyribodipyrimidine photo-lyase: MAHSPEPSYPSGLVWFRRDLRAHDQAALYHALTRCEQVHCAFVFDRGILDALPRADRRVEFIRESLVELDGSLRTLSGHAQSGLIVLHAVASDAIPALASALGVQAVFANHDDEPQALERDSLVRTRLAAAGRAFHTSKDHTLLERSEVLTQAGSPYSVFTPYKNAWLKRIDAFQLKSYPVERHAHRLAARPQPHVQPIPALASLGFAPTGLSRLRLPAGASGARQLFTDFLGRIERYGGTRDFPSVKGPSYLGVHLRFGTISPRLLARTAHQLMLDGNPGAATWLNELIWRDFYFQILHHHPHVAGRSFKPAYDAIQWESGQQADALFDAWCEGRTGYPLVDAAMAQINQTGYMHNRLRMVVASFLVKDLGIDWRRGEAYFATHLNDFDLAANNGGWQWASSSGCDAQPYFRIFNPVSQSEKFDPEGRFIRRYLPQLARLATKALHAPWLAQPLELQEAGIRLGDHYPLPVVEHAAARQRTLERYAVVKAASA; this comes from the coding sequence ATGGCGCACTCTCCAGAGCCTTCCTACCCCAGCGGCCTTGTCTGGTTCCGGCGCGACCTGCGGGCCCATGACCAGGCGGCGCTGTACCACGCGCTGACCCGGTGCGAGCAGGTGCACTGCGCTTTCGTCTTCGACCGCGGCATCCTGGACGCCCTGCCCCGGGCCGACCGGCGCGTGGAGTTCATCCGGGAATCGCTGGTGGAGCTGGACGGATCGCTGCGCACCCTGTCCGGCCATGCCCAGAGCGGGCTGATCGTGCTACACGCGGTGGCCAGCGACGCCATTCCGGCACTGGCCAGCGCCCTGGGCGTGCAGGCCGTGTTTGCCAACCACGACGACGAACCCCAGGCCCTGGAACGCGACAGCCTGGTGCGCACGCGGCTGGCCGCCGCGGGAAGGGCCTTTCACACCTCCAAGGACCACACGCTCCTGGAGCGCAGCGAGGTGCTGACGCAGGCCGGCAGCCCCTACAGCGTGTTCACGCCCTACAAGAACGCCTGGCTCAAGAGGATCGACGCCTTCCAGCTCAAGAGCTACCCCGTGGAGCGCCACGCGCACCGCCTCGCAGCGCGCCCGCAGCCCCATGTCCAGCCCATCCCGGCGCTGGCATCGCTGGGTTTTGCACCCACGGGCCTGTCCCGGCTCCGGCTGCCCGCCGGCGCCAGCGGTGCACGCCAGTTGTTCACCGATTTTCTGGGCCGCATCGAGCGCTACGGCGGCACGCGCGACTTTCCGTCCGTCAAAGGCCCCAGCTACCTCGGCGTGCACCTGCGTTTTGGCACCATCTCGCCACGGCTGCTGGCGCGCACGGCGCACCAGCTCATGCTCGATGGCAACCCGGGCGCCGCCACCTGGCTCAACGAGCTGATCTGGCGGGACTTCTACTTCCAGATCCTGCACCACCACCCCCATGTGGCGGGCCGCAGCTTCAAGCCCGCGTATGACGCCATCCAGTGGGAGTCAGGACAGCAGGCCGACGCCTTGTTCGACGCGTGGTGCGAAGGCCGCACGGGGTATCCGCTGGTAGATGCCGCCATGGCGCAGATCAACCAGACCGGCTACATGCACAACCGCCTGCGCATGGTGGTGGCCAGCTTTCTCGTGAAGGACCTGGGCATCGACTGGCGCCGGGGCGAAGCCTACTTTGCCACGCACCTCAATGACTTCGACCTGGCCGCCAACAACGGCGGCTGGCAGTGGGCCAGCTCCAGCGGCTGCGACGCGCAGCCGTACTTTCGCATCTTCAACCCGGTCAGCCAGAGCGAGAAGTTCGACCCGGAGGGCCGATTCATCCGCCGCTATCTGCCGCAGCTGGCCCGGCTCGCCACCAAGGCATTGCATGCCCCTTGGCTGGCACAGCCGCTGGAATTGCAGGAAGCGGGCATCCGCCTGGGGGACCACTATCCGCTGCCCGTGGTGGAGCACGCTGCCGCGCGGCAGCGGACCCTGGAGCGGTATGCGGTGGTGAAGGCGGCTTCCGCCTGA
- a CDS encoding PilT/PilU family type 4a pilus ATPase: protein MEAAATPSPDPRLLACLAVVVRQRASDLFIMAGAPPTLKRQGVFVAIGQQVLSADDVRQMAYSILREAQRQEFESTMECDLSLQAAEGERFRVNVHRQRGQVGMVIRHVITRIPSLEALGLPPVLKQLAFLKGGLVLTVGSAGSGKTTTLAALLDHRNLHVGGHILTVEDPIEYLHAHKKSLITQREVGLDTLSYDEALRRAMREAPNVIMIGEIRDRATMQHALHYAESGHLCVSTLHANNANQAVQRILNFFPEDAHRQLLMDLSLNLRAVVAQRLVPGLSGSLVPATEIMLLTPYVAELIQKGQIDELKTAITRSGEQGMWSFDQSLLAMVETGAISPEEAIANADNRTDVRLRLRLAAGASLGGEGMQMSPDDPAPGEPPPAALR from the coding sequence ATGGAAGCGGCCGCAACACCATCTCCCGACCCTCGCCTGCTGGCCTGCCTGGCCGTGGTGGTGCGGCAGCGGGCGTCTGATCTTTTCATCATGGCGGGAGCGCCGCCCACGCTCAAGCGGCAGGGCGTCTTCGTGGCCATCGGGCAGCAGGTGCTGTCGGCGGACGACGTGCGGCAGATGGCCTACTCCATTCTTCGCGAAGCGCAGCGGCAGGAGTTCGAATCCACCATGGAGTGCGACCTCTCCCTGCAGGCGGCGGAGGGCGAGCGGTTCCGCGTGAACGTGCACCGGCAGCGGGGGCAGGTGGGCATGGTGATCCGCCATGTCATTACCCGCATCCCCAGCCTGGAGGCGCTCGGCCTTCCGCCCGTGCTCAAGCAGCTGGCGTTCCTCAAGGGCGGGCTGGTTCTTACCGTGGGGTCTGCGGGCTCGGGCAAGACCACCACGCTCGCCGCGCTGCTGGACCACCGCAACCTCCACGTCGGCGGGCATATCCTGACCGTGGAAGACCCCATCGAATACCTGCATGCCCACAAGAAATCGCTGATCACGCAGCGCGAGGTGGGGCTGGACACGCTGTCCTACGACGAGGCGCTGCGCCGCGCGATGCGCGAGGCCCCCAACGTGATCATGATTGGCGAAATCCGCGATCGGGCCACCATGCAGCATGCGCTGCACTATGCCGAGTCCGGCCACCTGTGCGTGTCCACCTTGCATGCCAACAACGCCAACCAGGCGGTGCAGCGGATACTGAACTTCTTCCCCGAGGATGCCCACCGCCAGTTGCTCATGGACTTGTCCCTCAATCTGCGCGCGGTGGTGGCGCAGCGGCTGGTGCCGGGGCTTTCGGGCAGCCTGGTGCCCGCCACCGAGATCATGCTGCTCACGCCCTACGTGGCCGAGCTGATCCAAAAGGGCCAGATCGACGAGCTCAAGACCGCCATCACCCGCAGCGGCGAGCAGGGCATGTGGAGTTTCGACCAGTCGCTGCTGGCCATGGTCGAGACCGGGGCGATATCGCCCGAAGAGGCCATTGCCAACGCCGACAATCGCACCGACGTGCGCCTGCGCCTGCGGCTTGCGGCGGGTGCGTCGCTGGGCGGCGAGGGCATGCAGATGAGCCCGGATGACCCCGCGCCGGGAGAACCCCCACCCGCCGCGCTCCGCTGA